From the genome of Syntrophales bacterium, one region includes:
- a CDS encoding transposase, whose protein sequence is MSAPSAVYRPRNPQLSDYYRCVENNFETFIQIYDEHFSRQYGFWRPYVEQVIYRYLDCGNLRNGFARVKCKDCGHEYLLVFSCKRRHFCPSCHQKRVVEFGEWLCMDVLKKVPHRHFVFSIPKILRRYFLYDRRLLADLSRSAWESLKVFLQDAVHENVPIPGAVIAVQSFGDLLGFNPHCHILVTDGCFYGNKGMFRLAPPLELKKLEAIFRHKVLRMLLNKGKITKEMIAMLSTWRHSGFNVFCGNRISPTDDTAMENLARYIIRASFSQERMQYLDEERTVVYTSKDGETTRDFPALEWLAAMCSHIPNRGEQMVRYYGYYSNVSRGKRRKEGLDDAIPCIIETQGNEKAFRKNWARLIQKIYEVDPLVCPKCQGTMRIISFIEDPSVIRDILNHLGLWLVKAKPPPKAHAPPGKHDALYADDNQLQTNADTIYGDPEYAWDEYIQS, encoded by the coding sequence ATGTCCGCTCCTTCCGCTGTTTATCGCCCCCGTAATCCACAGTTGTCCGATTATTATCGTTGCGTGGAGAACAATTTTGAGACCTTTATCCAAATCTATGATGAACATTTCTCACGGCAGTACGGCTTCTGGCGGCCCTATGTCGAGCAGGTGATCTATCGCTATCTCGATTGCGGCAATTTGCGCAACGGGTTTGCCCGTGTGAAATGCAAAGACTGCGGCCACGAATATTTGCTGGTATTTTCTTGCAAGCGCCGTCATTTTTGCCCTTCTTGCCATCAGAAGCGCGTGGTGGAATTTGGGGAATGGCTGTGCATGGATGTCCTCAAAAAGGTCCCCCACCGTCATTTCGTATTCAGCATCCCCAAAATCCTCCGCCGTTACTTTCTGTATGACAGGAGGCTTCTTGCCGATTTGAGCCGCTCGGCCTGGGAATCCCTGAAGGTTTTTCTCCAGGATGCGGTTCACGAAAACGTTCCCATCCCCGGCGCCGTCATCGCTGTCCAGAGCTTCGGCGATCTCCTCGGTTTCAATCCCCACTGCCACATCCTAGTAACGGACGGCTGTTTCTATGGCAATAAGGGTATGTTCCGCTTGGCGCCGCCCCTGGAGCTGAAAAAGCTGGAGGCCATTTTCCGACACAAGGTTTTGAGGATGCTTCTGAACAAGGGAAAAATCACGAAGGAGATGATCGCCATGCTCTCAACATGGCGGCATTCCGGCTTCAACGTCTTCTGCGGCAACCGCATATCGCCCACTGATGATACGGCGATGGAAAACCTGGCCCGCTACATCATCCGAGCGTCCTTTTCCCAGGAAAGAATGCAGTATCTGGATGAAGAGAGGACGGTTGTTTATACATCCAAGGACGGCGAGACAACCAGGGACTTCCCGGCGTTGGAATGGCTGGCCGCGATGTGTTCCCACATCCCGAACCGGGGCGAGCAAATGGTGAGATATTACGGATATTACAGCAACGTCTCGCGGGGAAAACGCCGGAAGGAAGGTCTGGATGACGCCATCCCCTGCATCATAGAAACCCAGGGAAACGAAAAGGCTTTCCGGAAAAACTGGGCCAGGCTGATTCAAAAAATATACGAGGTAGATCCCCTTGTCTGCCCTAAATGTCAGGGGACGATGCGGATCATCAGCTTTATTGAAGACCCTTCGGTGATCCGGGATATCCTCAATCATCTGGGACTATGGCTGGTAAAGGCAAAACCGCCGCCAAAGGCCCACGCCCCGCCAGGGAAACATGACGCCCTGTACGCCGATGACAATCAGCTTCAAACAAACGCTGATACCATCTACGGCGACCCTGAATACGCATGGGATGAATACATCCAGTCATAA